The proteins below are encoded in one region of Streptomyces cyanogenus:
- a CDS encoding malate dehydrogenase has product MTRTPVNVTVTGAAGQIGYALLFRIASGQLLGADVPVKLRLLEITPALKAAEGTAMELDDCAFPLLQGIEITDDPNVAFDGANVALLVGARPRTKGMERGDLLEANGGIFKPQGKAINDHAADDIKVLVVGNPANTNALIAQAAAPDVPAERFTAMTRLDHNRALTQLAKKTGTSVADIKRLTIWGNHSATQYPDIFHATVAGKNAAEVVNDEKWLAEDFIPTVAKRGAAIIEARGASSAASAANAAIDHVHTWVNGTAEGDWTSMGIPSDGSYGVPEGLISSFPVTCKDGKYEIVQGLDINEFSRARIDASVQELAEEREAVRGLGLI; this is encoded by the coding sequence TCACCGTCACCGGCGCGGCCGGCCAGATCGGTTACGCCCTGCTCTTCCGCATCGCCTCCGGCCAGCTGCTCGGCGCGGACGTGCCGGTCAAGCTGCGCCTGCTGGAGATCACCCCGGCCCTGAAGGCCGCCGAGGGCACGGCCATGGAGCTGGACGACTGCGCCTTCCCGCTGCTCCAGGGCATCGAGATCACCGACGACCCGAACGTCGCCTTCGACGGCGCCAACGTAGCCCTCCTGGTCGGCGCCCGCCCGCGCACCAAGGGCATGGAGCGCGGTGACCTGCTGGAGGCCAACGGCGGCATCTTCAAGCCGCAGGGCAAGGCCATCAACGACCACGCCGCGGACGACATCAAGGTCCTCGTCGTCGGCAACCCGGCCAACACCAACGCGCTCATCGCGCAGGCCGCCGCGCCGGACGTCCCGGCCGAGCGCTTCACCGCGATGACCCGCCTGGACCACAACCGCGCGCTGACCCAGCTCGCGAAGAAGACGGGCACCTCGGTCGCCGACATCAAGCGCCTGACGATCTGGGGCAACCACTCCGCGACCCAGTACCCGGACATCTTCCACGCCACCGTCGCCGGCAAGAACGCCGCCGAGGTCGTGAACGACGAGAAGTGGCTGGCCGAGGACTTCATCCCGACCGTCGCCAAGCGCGGTGCCGCGATCATCGAGGCCCGTGGCGCGTCCTCCGCCGCCTCCGCCGCGAACGCCGCCATCGACCACGTGCACACCTGGGTCAACGGCACCGCCGAGGGCGACTGGACCTCCATGGGCATCCCGTCGGACGGCTCCTACGGCGTCCCGGAGGGCCTGATCTCCTCCTTCCCGGTCACCTGCAAGGACGGTAAGTACGAGATCGTCCAGGGCCTGGACATCAACGAGTTCTCCCGCGCCCGCATCGACGCCTCCGTCCAGGAGCTGGCGGAGGAGCGCGAGGCGGTCCGCGGCCTCGGCCTCATCTGA
- a CDS encoding serine hydrolase domain-containing protein → MRRIPACVLTDAGPPRVTGGHAVDRYVQIGSLTKALTGTLLSRMAEAGVLGLDDPVERWLPAPPGTGITLLGLARHTSGLPRLPPHLGRRDPYLPFDRAELLRLVRALDTAVVRPPGEEEYSNLGYAVLGAALAAAGGAAYEELLDAHVLRPSGLTEVTARPAPGQRLAAPGLLPGTRRRPWTMDGAILPAGGLWATPRAVADLVVRLLVERRLGEPAVGWQTAGPLCWHNGATGDASVFAGAMADGRWVVVHRLNGRAEDTDRAGIELLRGA, encoded by the coding sequence GTGCGCCGCATCCCGGCCTGTGTACTGACCGACGCCGGGCCGCCGCGGGTGACCGGCGGCCACGCGGTGGACCGGTACGTCCAGATCGGGTCCCTCACGAAGGCGCTGACCGGCACGCTGCTCTCCCGGATGGCGGAGGCGGGCGTGCTCGGCCTCGACGACCCCGTCGAACGGTGGCTCCCGGCGCCGCCCGGCACGGGCATCACCCTGCTCGGTCTGGCCCGGCACACCTCGGGACTCCCCCGGCTGCCGCCGCACCTCGGACGCCGCGATCCGTACCTGCCCTTCGACCGGGCGGAGTTGCTGCGGCTGGTGCGCGCCCTGGACACCGCCGTCGTACGCCCGCCGGGCGAGGAGGAGTACTCCAACCTCGGGTACGCCGTCCTCGGCGCCGCCCTGGCCGCGGCGGGCGGGGCCGCCTACGAGGAACTGCTGGACGCCCACGTGCTACGGCCGTCGGGCCTCACCGAGGTGACCGCCCGCCCGGCTCCCGGGCAGCGGCTGGCCGCGCCGGGACTGCTGCCGGGTACCCGGCGCAGGCCGTGGACGATGGACGGCGCGATCCTCCCGGCGGGCGGCCTGTGGGCGACCCCGCGCGCCGTCGCCGATCTGGTCGTACGGCTGCTGGTGGAACGGCGGTTGGGCGAGCCGGCCGTCGGCTGGCAGACGGCGGGGCCGCTGTGCTGGCACAACGGCGCCACCGGGGACGCGTCCGTGTTCGCCGGGGCGATGGCGGACGGGCGCTGGGTCGTGGTCCACCGGCTGAACGGGCGGGCCGAGGACACCGACCGGGCGGGGATCGAGCTGCTCCGGGGCGCGTAG
- a CDS encoding MFS transporter — MPTHALKRPTLLTLCACVLVAQSMVAAINLLIPQLGSSALHPSHTEILWTVDAYVIVFAGLLIPAGALGDRHGRKGALLTGLALFAAGAATSALATEPALLIAGRGLSGAGAALITPATMSILVQLAGPERRAQAMASWTLAIGLGGMAGNLGGGLVGQYLSWRALFAAMVPLAAVLAAAVAVTTPRTARSAHGSPDPVGTLLLTAGLVAVLFGIIEGPDHGWTSARILTVFGLGALLVAAFTVHALRSRAPLFDPRVFRSGGLRATTLGLATGFFGLFALFFVNSQYLQEVKGFEPAVTGVAIVPLIVGMALVPRFAARWSARPRPVVGTGLALIGLGLLAASTADAHTPYALYACWLLVISAGTGLAMPALTLGVVVSLPPHQAGLGSGLGTSAREAGAALGVAVAGTALAGQPDFASGMGPALRIVGTVVLLATLLVVTGLRPAGRPSRTAPGTPVAKEPVA; from the coding sequence GTGCCCACGCACGCCCTGAAACGCCCGACCCTGCTGACCCTGTGCGCCTGCGTGCTGGTCGCGCAGAGCATGGTCGCCGCCATCAACCTGCTGATCCCCCAACTGGGTTCGTCCGCCCTGCACCCCTCGCACACCGAGATCCTGTGGACGGTCGACGCCTACGTCATCGTCTTCGCGGGTCTGCTGATCCCGGCCGGCGCGCTCGGCGACCGCCACGGCCGCAAGGGCGCTCTGCTCACCGGCCTGGCCCTGTTCGCCGCGGGCGCCGCGACCAGCGCGCTCGCGACCGAGCCCGCGTTGCTGATCGCCGGCCGGGGCCTGTCCGGAGCCGGGGCCGCGCTGATCACTCCGGCGACGATGTCGATCCTGGTGCAGCTGGCCGGGCCCGAGCGCCGGGCCCAGGCGATGGCGTCCTGGACGCTGGCCATCGGGCTGGGCGGCATGGCGGGCAACCTGGGCGGCGGTCTGGTCGGCCAGTACCTGTCCTGGCGGGCGCTGTTCGCCGCGATGGTGCCGCTGGCGGCCGTCCTCGCCGCCGCCGTGGCGGTGACCACCCCGCGCACCGCCCGCTCCGCGCACGGCAGTCCGGACCCGGTCGGCACCCTGCTGCTCACCGCGGGCCTGGTCGCCGTGCTGTTCGGCATCATCGAGGGCCCCGACCACGGCTGGACGTCGGCGCGCATCCTGACCGTGTTCGGTCTCGGTGCCCTGCTGGTGGCGGCGTTCACCGTCCACGCCCTGCGGTCCCGCGCCCCGCTGTTCGACCCGCGCGTCTTCCGCTCCGGCGGGCTGCGCGCGACGACGCTGGGCCTGGCGACCGGCTTCTTCGGGCTGTTCGCGCTGTTCTTCGTCAACTCGCAGTACCTGCAGGAGGTCAAGGGGTTCGAGCCCGCGGTCACGGGTGTCGCGATCGTGCCGCTGATCGTCGGCATGGCCCTGGTCCCGAGGTTCGCGGCCCGCTGGTCGGCGCGCCCGCGCCCGGTCGTCGGCACCGGCCTCGCGCTGATCGGCCTGGGCCTGCTGGCCGCGTCCACGGCGGACGCGCACACGCCGTACGCGCTGTACGCGTGCTGGCTGCTGGTCATCTCGGCGGGCACCGGCCTCGCCATGCCGGCCCTCACCCTGGGCGTGGTGGTGTCCCTCCCGCCGCACCAGGCGGGCCTCGGCTCCGGACTCGGCACCTCGGCCCGGGAGGCCGGCGCGGCCCTCGGTGTCGCGGTCGCCGGCACGGCTCTGGCGGGCCAGCCCGACTTCGCGAGCGGGATGGGTCCGGCGCTGCGCATCGTCGGCACGGTGGTCCTGCTGGCGACGCTGCTGGTCGTGACGGGCCTCCGCCCCGCCGGCCGCCCGTCCCGCACGGCACCGGGCACACCTGTGGCCAAGGAGCCGGTGGCCTGA
- a CDS encoding LysR family transcriptional regulator — MTQSTGLDLNLLVALDVLLEEESVQGAARRLHLSEPAMSRTLGRIRKALGDPVLVRAGRRMVPTPHALAVRAEVGAVVERARALFAPNRDTDLRTVNRTFTIIGHDAIAATHGAALFARAAREAPGIRLRFLSESHVDAPFLRQGTADLEVGVIDSVAPEVRVETVYEDRMLGVVRPGHPLLDGELTPERFAGAAGHLIVSRRGRQHGPIDDALAELGLERRVVGSVGTYPASLFVLRETDLIGLVSQWGRPLADTLGLVAFEIPLRLPTVRLGLAWHPRHDADPAHAWLRGCVRELMTDGSAGPP; from the coding sequence ATGACGCAATCCACCGGCCTGGACCTGAATCTGCTCGTCGCGCTGGACGTGTTGCTGGAGGAGGAGAGCGTGCAGGGCGCCGCCCGCCGGCTGCATCTGTCCGAGCCGGCGATGAGCCGTACCCTGGGCCGGATCCGCAAGGCGCTCGGTGACCCGGTGCTGGTCCGCGCCGGCCGCCGGATGGTGCCGACCCCGCACGCGCTCGCGGTGCGCGCCGAGGTCGGCGCGGTGGTGGAGCGGGCCCGTGCCCTGTTCGCGCCGAACCGGGACACCGACCTGCGCACGGTGAACCGCACCTTCACGATCATCGGCCACGACGCGATCGCCGCCACCCACGGCGCCGCCCTGTTCGCCCGCGCCGCCCGCGAGGCCCCCGGCATCCGTCTGCGCTTCCTGAGCGAGAGTCACGTGGACGCCCCGTTCCTGCGTCAGGGCACCGCCGACCTGGAGGTCGGGGTGATCGACTCGGTCGCGCCCGAGGTGCGGGTGGAAACGGTCTACGAGGACCGCATGCTGGGCGTCGTACGGCCCGGACACCCGCTCCTGGACGGCGAGTTGACGCCCGAACGGTTCGCCGGGGCGGCGGGGCACCTCATCGTGTCCCGGCGCGGCAGGCAGCACGGTCCGATCGATGACGCCCTCGCCGAACTCGGCCTGGAGCGCCGGGTGGTGGGGAGCGTCGGCACCTATCCGGCCTCGCTGTTCGTGCTGCGCGAGACCGACCTGATCGGGCTGGTCAGCCAGTGGGGCCGGCCGCTCGCCGACACCCTCGGCCTGGTCGCCTTCGAGATCCCGCTCCGGCTGCCCACGGTGCGGCTGGGCCTCGCCTGGCATCCCCGCCACGACGCCGACCCGGCCCATGCCTGGCTGCGCGGCTGCGTACGGGAGCTGATGACCGACGGGTCAGCCGGTCCGCCCTGA
- a CDS encoding aldehyde dehydrogenase family protein: MADRTERQDQATIHAGGEWLEAVSGATREILDPADARPFAVVAEGDEKDAERAVAAARQAFDQGPWPHTPAAERAALLRRVAGLLVRDREELGLLESRDAGKTVEEGRVDIDCVADAFRYFADLVAAEAPGRVVDAGSPEIHSVVVHEPVGVCALITPWNYPLLQASWKIAPALAAGNTFVIKPSEITPMTTIALIELLAEAGLPAGVANLVTGPGHTVGARLAEHPDVDLVSFTGGLVSGTKVAQAAAPTVKKVALELGGKNPNVVFADACATEEGFDTAVDQALNAAFIHSGQVCSAGARLIVEESVRERFVTELARRATKIRLGRGTEEGVECGPLVSEQQRARVEAYVASALAEGAVLRCGGKRPEPSPQRPGAGYFYEPTVLDACHREMKVVREEVFGPVLTVETFTTEEEAVFLANDTEYGLAGGVWTSDPGKARRVAGRLRHGTVWINDFHPYLPQAEWGGFGRSGTGRELGPAGLAEYRETKHVYQNLAPKPVRWFAG; this comes from the coding sequence ATGGCCGACAGAACGGAACGACAGGACCAGGCGACCATTCACGCGGGCGGCGAGTGGCTGGAGGCGGTGTCCGGCGCGACCCGGGAGATCCTCGACCCCGCGGACGCCCGGCCCTTCGCCGTGGTCGCCGAGGGTGACGAGAAGGACGCGGAGCGTGCGGTCGCCGCCGCCCGGCAGGCCTTCGACCAGGGCCCCTGGCCGCACACCCCGGCCGCCGAGCGCGCCGCCCTGCTGCGCCGCGTCGCCGGCCTCCTGGTGCGCGACCGCGAGGAACTCGGCCTGCTGGAGAGCCGGGACGCGGGCAAGACCGTCGAGGAGGGCCGCGTCGACATCGACTGCGTCGCCGACGCCTTCCGCTACTTCGCCGACCTGGTCGCCGCCGAGGCCCCGGGCCGGGTGGTCGACGCGGGCTCCCCGGAGATCCACAGCGTGGTCGTCCACGAACCCGTCGGCGTCTGCGCGCTGATCACCCCCTGGAACTACCCCCTCCTCCAGGCCAGCTGGAAGATCGCCCCGGCGCTCGCCGCCGGCAACACCTTCGTGATCAAGCCCAGCGAGATCACCCCGATGACGACGATCGCCCTGATCGAGCTGCTGGCCGAGGCCGGTCTCCCCGCCGGCGTGGCCAACCTCGTCACCGGCCCCGGCCACACCGTCGGCGCCCGCCTCGCCGAGCACCCCGACGTCGACCTGGTCTCCTTCACCGGCGGCCTGGTCAGCGGCACCAAGGTCGCCCAGGCCGCCGCGCCCACCGTCAAGAAGGTCGCCCTCGAACTCGGCGGCAAGAACCCCAACGTCGTCTTCGCCGACGCCTGCGCCACCGAGGAGGGCTTCGACACCGCCGTCGACCAGGCCCTGAACGCGGCCTTCATCCACAGCGGCCAGGTCTGCTCGGCCGGCGCCCGCCTCATCGTCGAGGAGTCGGTCCGCGAGCGCTTCGTCACCGAACTCGCCCGCCGCGCCACGAAGATCCGCCTCGGCCGTGGCACGGAGGAGGGCGTCGAGTGCGGCCCGCTCGTCTCCGAGCAGCAGCGCGCCAGGGTCGAGGCGTACGTGGCCTCCGCGCTGGCCGAAGGCGCCGTACTGCGCTGCGGCGGCAAGCGGCCCGAACCGTCGCCGCAGCGGCCCGGGGCCGGTTACTTCTACGAGCCGACCGTCCTCGACGCCTGCCACCGCGAGATGAAGGTCGTCCGCGAGGAGGTCTTCGGCCCGGTCCTCACCGTCGAGACCTTCACCACCGAGGAAGAGGCGGTGTTCCTCGCCAACGACACCGAGTACGGCCTCGCCGGCGGCGTCTGGACCAGCGACCCCGGCAAGGCCCGCCGCGTCGCCGGCCGGCTGCGCCACGGCACCGTCTGGATCAACGACTTCCACCCCTATCTGCCGCAGGCGGAGTGGGGCGGCTTCGGCAGGAGCGGCACCGGCCGCGAGCTGGGCCCGGCCGGACTCGCCGAGTACCGCGAGACCAAGCACGTCTACCAGAACCTCGCCCCGAAGCCCGTCCGCTGGTTCGCCGGCTGA
- a CDS encoding GMC family oxidoreductase yields the protein MSHTPPVYDYVVIGGGTAGSVIASRLTENPDVTVAVIEGGPSDVGRDDVLTLRRWMGLLGGELDYDYPTVEQPRGNSHIRHSRARVLGGCSSHNTLISFKPLPSDWDEWEAAGAKGWGAVPMEAYFARLKNNIVSVDEKDRNAIARDFVDAARSALGVPRVEGFNRKPFTEGVGFFDLAYHPENNKRSSASVAYLHPVMDERPNLTLLLETWAYRLELDGTRAEGVHVRTKDGEELLIRARNEVVLCAGAVDSPRLLLHSGIGPAQDLRALGIPVVHDLPGVGENLLDHPESVIVWETHGPIPENSAMDSDAGLFVRRDPDHAGPDLMFHFYQIPFTDNPERLGYERPEFGVSMTPNIPKPKSRGRLYLTSADPSVKPALDFRYFTDEDDYDARTLVDGIRIAREIAKTEPLAGWLKREVCPGPEILGDAELSEYARKVAHTVYHPAGTCRMGAADDELAVVDPELRIRGLDGIRIADASVFPTMTAVNPMIGVLMVGEKAVDLIGGDPR from the coding sequence ATGTCCCACACCCCCCCTGTCTACGACTACGTCGTCATCGGCGGCGGTACCGCGGGATCCGTCATCGCCTCCCGCCTCACCGAGAACCCGGACGTCACCGTCGCCGTCATCGAGGGCGGCCCGAGCGACGTCGGCCGCGACGACGTCCTCACCCTGCGCCGCTGGATGGGCCTGCTCGGCGGCGAACTCGACTACGACTACCCGACGGTGGAGCAGCCCCGCGGCAACTCCCACATCCGGCACAGCCGCGCCCGCGTCCTCGGCGGCTGCTCCTCGCACAACACCCTCATCTCCTTCAAGCCCCTGCCCTCCGACTGGGACGAGTGGGAGGCCGCCGGCGCCAAGGGCTGGGGCGCCGTCCCCATGGAGGCCTACTTCGCCCGCCTGAAGAACAACATCGTCTCCGTCGACGAGAAGGACCGGAACGCCATCGCCCGCGACTTCGTCGACGCCGCCCGGTCGGCACTCGGGGTACCCCGGGTCGAGGGCTTCAACCGCAAGCCGTTCACCGAGGGCGTCGGTTTCTTCGACCTCGCCTACCACCCGGAGAACAACAAGCGGTCCTCGGCGTCGGTGGCGTACCTGCACCCGGTGATGGACGAGCGGCCCAACCTGACGCTCCTGCTGGAGACCTGGGCGTACCGGCTGGAGCTGGACGGCACCCGCGCCGAGGGCGTGCACGTGCGCACCAAGGACGGCGAGGAACTGCTGATCCGCGCCCGGAACGAGGTCGTGCTGTGCGCGGGCGCCGTCGACTCCCCGCGGCTGCTGCTGCACTCGGGCATCGGCCCCGCGCAGGACCTCCGGGCGCTCGGCATCCCCGTCGTCCACGACCTGCCGGGCGTCGGCGAGAACCTGCTCGACCACCCCGAGTCGGTCATCGTCTGGGAGACCCACGGGCCGATCCCGGAGAACTCCGCGATGGACTCCGACGCGGGCCTGTTCGTCCGCCGCGACCCCGACCACGCGGGCCCGGACCTGATGTTCCACTTCTACCAGATCCCGTTCACCGACAACCCGGAGCGGCTGGGCTACGAGCGACCGGAGTTCGGCGTCTCCATGACCCCGAACATCCCCAAGCCCAAAAGCCGCGGCCGTCTCTACCTGACCAGCGCCGACCCGTCCGTGAAGCCCGCGCTGGACTTCCGGTACTTCACCGACGAGGACGACTACGACGCCCGGACCCTGGTCGACGGCATCCGCATCGCCCGCGAGATCGCCAAGACCGAGCCGCTGGCCGGCTGGCTCAAGCGCGAGGTGTGCCCCGGCCCGGAGATCCTCGGCGACGCCGAGCTGAGCGAGTACGCACGCAAGGTCGCGCACACCGTCTACCACCCGGCCGGCACCTGCAGGATGGGCGCCGCCGACGACGAACTCGCCGTGGTCGACCCGGAACTGAGGATCCGCGGTCTCGACGGCATTCGCATCGCCGACGCGTCCGTCTTCCCGACCATGACCGCCGTCAACCCGATGATCGGGGTGCTCATGGTCGGGGAGAAGGCCGTCGACCTGATCGGAGGTGACCCCCGATGA
- a CDS encoding quaternary amine ABC transporter ATP-binding protein, translating into MTLTVPTRKPPTTTEPVFSVSGLWKVFGPKPERIPADPGLAALDPAELRARTGCTAAVRDVSFDVRKGEVFVVMGLSGSGKSTLVRCLTRLIEPTAGTISIDGEDVRAMDRTRLRELRRHRAAMVFQHFGLLPHRTVLDNVAYGLEIQGVGRSERRERAAEFVAKVGLEGMEKRRPAQLSGGQRQRVGLARALAVDPEVLLFDEPFSALDPLIRRDMQEEVARLHSEEGRTMVFITHDLSEALKLGDRIALMRDGRVVQLGTPEEIVGSPADDYVREFVRDVPREQVMTVGTAMRPASAAETAGGPAVRPEATVAEAIEAVARAGTPARVMDKGRCLGVVDSDALLGVVAGTAPADAAATAATDDAAAVAASGPAAGAAPVPEEAAPRRRGQAGPPGPRTSPEAV; encoded by the coding sequence ATGACTCTCACCGTCCCCACACGCAAGCCGCCCACCACGACCGAACCCGTCTTCTCGGTGTCCGGCCTGTGGAAGGTCTTCGGACCCAAGCCGGAGCGGATTCCCGCCGACCCCGGGCTCGCGGCGCTCGACCCCGCCGAACTGCGCGCCCGCACCGGGTGCACGGCCGCCGTCCGGGACGTCTCCTTCGACGTCCGCAAGGGTGAGGTCTTCGTCGTCATGGGCCTGTCCGGTTCCGGCAAGTCCACCCTCGTCCGCTGTCTGACCCGCCTGATCGAGCCGACCGCGGGCACGATCTCCATCGACGGCGAGGACGTCCGCGCGATGGACCGGACCCGGCTGCGCGAACTGCGCCGGCACCGGGCCGCGATGGTCTTCCAGCACTTCGGCCTGCTCCCGCACCGCACGGTCCTCGACAACGTCGCCTACGGCCTGGAGATCCAGGGCGTCGGCAGGTCCGAACGCCGCGAGCGGGCCGCCGAGTTCGTCGCCAAGGTCGGCCTGGAAGGCATGGAGAAGCGGCGCCCCGCCCAGCTCTCCGGCGGCCAGCGCCAGCGCGTCGGCCTGGCCCGTGCGCTGGCCGTGGACCCCGAGGTGCTGCTCTTCGACGAGCCGTTCAGCGCGTTGGACCCCCTCATCCGGCGCGACATGCAGGAAGAGGTGGCCCGCCTGCACAGCGAGGAGGGCCGCACGATGGTCTTCATCACGCACGACCTGAGCGAGGCCCTCAAGCTCGGCGACCGCATCGCCCTCATGCGCGACGGCCGCGTCGTCCAGCTCGGCACCCCCGAGGAGATCGTCGGCTCCCCGGCCGACGACTACGTCCGCGAGTTCGTCCGGGACGTTCCGCGCGAGCAGGTGATGACGGTGGGTACGGCCATGCGCCCGGCCTCCGCCGCCGAAACGGCCGGCGGCCCCGCGGTACGGCCCGAGGCCACGGTGGCCGAGGCCATCGAGGCGGTGGCCCGCGCGGGCACCCCGGCCCGCGTCATGGACAAGGGCCGCTGCCTGGGCGTGGTGGACTCGGATGCCCTCCTGGGCGTGGTCGCGGGAACGGCGCCGGCGGACGCCGCTGCCACCGCGGCGACGGACGACGCTGCCGCCGTGGCCGCCAGCGGTCCCGCCGCCGGGGCGGCACCCGTCCCGGAAGAGGCGGCACCCCGCCGACGCGGGCAAGCCGGCCCGCCCGGCCCCCGGACCAGTCCGGAGGCCGTCTGA
- a CDS encoding ABC transporter permease, whose protein sequence is MATLSIPALRTGTPRVLRSRAAGKLLLLALAAAVLAPWAAAHWPGATWPHQLTVHLDKPLATASDWVIDNRDSHPLFLYFFGYISNAVILAVRGVYLTLLAAGWAGVTALSALTAWRLGGVRLAAGTAAAFLACGVLGMWVPTMQTLALMVVAVLASVLVGALLGLAAGLSDRLDRALRPVLDTMQVLPAFAYLLPVVLVFGIGVPAAVLATVVYAAPPMARLTALGLRGADPEVLEAVESLGATRRQRLLTARIPLARKELLLGLNQTIMMALSMAVIAAVIGAGGLGDRVYQALASVDVGAALAAGIPIVLLAVVLDRVTAAAGDGVTRTRTIGWPYALAVTVAVALATRLLGALDWPAGWSLDLAEPVNRAVDWMTAHLYSGVPVIGGTADWAGHFTTWVLDPVRDGLQWLPWWSVLLLVAALAWLIGTWRTALTAVLAMAAIGVLGVWEPSLDTLSQVLAAVAVTLVLGFATGIAAARSDRVERALRPVLDVFQTMPQFVYLIPVVALFGVGRAPAVAAAVVYALPAVVRITAQGLRQVDQAALESARSLGATGRQQLWQVQLPLARRSLLLAVNQGVVLVLAVVIIGGLVGGGALGYDVAFGLAQGDLATGLVAGAAIVCLGLMLDRVTQPTDRRAKKGA, encoded by the coding sequence ATGGCAACGCTCAGCATCCCGGCCCTGCGCACCGGCACACCCCGCGTCCTCAGGAGCCGAGCCGCGGGCAAGCTCCTGCTGCTCGCCCTCGCCGCCGCGGTCCTGGCCCCCTGGGCCGCCGCCCACTGGCCCGGCGCCACCTGGCCGCACCAGCTGACGGTCCACCTGGACAAGCCCCTCGCCACCGCCAGCGACTGGGTCATCGACAACCGGGACAGCCACCCTCTGTTCCTGTACTTCTTCGGCTACATCAGCAACGCCGTCATCCTGGCCGTCCGCGGGGTGTACCTCACCCTCCTCGCCGCGGGCTGGGCCGGCGTGACGGCCCTGAGCGCGCTCACCGCCTGGCGCCTCGGCGGCGTCCGCCTGGCCGCAGGCACCGCGGCCGCGTTCCTGGCCTGCGGCGTGCTCGGCATGTGGGTCCCGACCATGCAGACCCTCGCGCTCATGGTCGTAGCGGTCCTCGCCTCCGTCCTCGTAGGCGCGCTCCTCGGTCTCGCCGCCGGCCTCTCCGACCGCCTCGACCGCGCCCTGCGCCCGGTCCTGGACACCATGCAGGTGCTCCCGGCCTTCGCCTACCTCCTCCCCGTCGTCCTGGTCTTCGGCATCGGCGTCCCCGCCGCCGTCCTCGCCACCGTCGTGTACGCCGCCCCGCCGATGGCCCGCCTCACCGCGCTCGGCCTGCGCGGTGCCGACCCCGAAGTCCTGGAGGCCGTGGAGTCCCTCGGCGCCACCCGCCGCCAGCGGCTGCTGACCGCGCGTATCCCGCTGGCCCGGAAGGAACTCCTCCTCGGCCTCAACCAGACGATCATGATGGCGCTGTCCATGGCCGTGATCGCCGCCGTCATCGGCGCCGGCGGCCTCGGCGACCGCGTCTACCAGGCGCTCGCCTCGGTCGACGTCGGCGCGGCCCTCGCGGCCGGCATCCCGATCGTGCTGCTCGCGGTGGTCCTGGACCGCGTGACCGCGGCCGCCGGGGACGGGGTGACGCGCACCCGGACCATCGGCTGGCCGTACGCCCTCGCCGTCACCGTGGCCGTCGCCCTCGCCACCCGCCTGCTCGGCGCCCTCGACTGGCCCGCCGGCTGGTCCCTGGACCTCGCCGAACCGGTCAACCGCGCCGTCGACTGGATGACCGCCCACCTCTACTCCGGCGTCCCCGTGATCGGCGGCACCGCGGACTGGGCTGGCCACTTCACCACCTGGGTCCTGGACCCCGTCCGGGACGGCCTGCAGTGGCTGCCCTGGTGGTCGGTGCTGCTGCTCGTCGCCGCCCTGGCCTGGCTGATCGGCACCTGGCGCACCGCGCTGACCGCCGTCCTCGCCATGGCCGCGATCGGTGTGCTCGGCGTGTGGGAGCCCTCGCTCGACACCCTCTCCCAGGTGCTGGCCGCCGTCGCCGTCACCCTCGTCCTCGGCTTCGCGACCGGCATCGCCGCGGCCCGCAGCGACCGGGTCGAGCGTGCGCTGCGCCCCGTCCTGGACGTCTTCCAGACCATGCCGCAGTTCGTGTACCTGATCCCGGTCGTCGCCCTGTTCGGCGTCGGCCGCGCCCCCGCCGTCGCCGCGGCCGTCGTCTACGCCCTCCCGGCCGTCGTCCGGATCACCGCGCAGGGCCTGCGCCAGGTCGACCAGGCCGCGCTGGAGTCGGCGCGCTCGCTCGGCGCCACCGGCCGCCAGCAGCTGTGGCAGGTGCAGCTCCCGCTGGCCCGGCGGTCCCTGCTGCTCGCCGTCAACCAGGGCGTGGTCCTGGTGCTGGCCGTGGTCATCATCGGCGGCCTGGTCGGCGGCGGCGCCCTCGGCTACGACGTCGCGTTCGGCCTCGCCCAGGGCGACCTGGCGACCGGCCTGGTCGCCGGTGCCGCCATCGTCTGCCTGGGCCTGATGCTCGACCGGGTGACCCAGCCGACGGACCGACGCGCGAAGAAGGGAGCCTGA